The Pseudodesulfovibrio sp. S3 genome has a segment encoding these proteins:
- a CDS encoding protein-glutamate O-methyltransferase CheR, which yields MGSLFSKSTSLRKSVRITDDEFIQLRDFIYEKSGIFVDVKRKYLFESRFSKRLGDLGLTSFADYIKYLKVDRQNQELKHLFELVTTNETSFCRDMKQLSSFQENVLKTKLDEQRKAGRLELNIWSAGCSSGEEPYTLAILLLETLKIELARWKISITAVDLSDEMIKRAQTGIYGDYAFKTTPDELKKRYFKQVAAGWEIDPRVRGLVKFQQMNLNDPLALKRVPRSHIVFCRNVIIYFDEAMKRKVIKSFYDNLLPGGCLLVGHSESLHKISQTFKPVHQAGAIVYKKEE from the coding sequence ATGGGTTCTTTGTTTTCAAAATCGACATCATTACGAAAGAGCGTAAGGATCACGGATGATGAATTCATCCAACTTCGTGATTTCATATATGAAAAAAGCGGCATCTTCGTGGATGTCAAACGCAAGTATTTATTCGAGAGCCGTTTTTCCAAGCGGCTGGGCGATCTGGGTCTCACCAGCTTTGCCGATTACATCAAGTATTTGAAGGTTGACCGGCAGAATCAGGAGCTGAAGCATCTCTTCGAGTTGGTGACGACCAACGAAACCAGCTTTTGCCGGGACATGAAACAACTGTCTTCATTTCAGGAAAATGTACTCAAGACCAAGCTCGATGAGCAGCGCAAGGCCGGCAGGTTGGAGCTGAACATCTGGTCCGCAGGGTGCTCTTCCGGCGAGGAACCATACACCCTGGCCATCCTTTTGCTTGAAACCCTCAAGATCGAATTGGCCCGGTGGAAGATTTCCATTACCGCAGTGGATTTGTCCGATGAGATGATCAAACGGGCCCAGACCGGAATATACGGCGACTACGCCTTCAAGACCACGCCCGACGAGTTGAAAAAACGGTATTTCAAGCAGGTCGCCGCAGGATGGGAGATAGATCCGCGGGTGCGCGGTCTGGTCAAGTTTCAACAGATGAACCTGAATGACCCCCTGGCCTTGAAGCGGGTTCCCCGATCGCATATCGTTTTTTGCCGCAACGTGATCATCTATTTTGATGAGGCCATGAAGCGCAAGGTAATCAAGTCGTTTTACGACAACCTGCTGCCCGGGGGATGCCTGCTGGTCGGTCATTCCGAGTCGCTGCACAAGATTTCACAGACATTCAAACCGGTCCACCAAGCTGGGGCCATAGTCTACAAGAAGGAAGAATAG
- a CDS encoding TPM domain-containing protein: MSTKANEFLTQNEKDTLIRCVQEVESKTSGEIVPVISSMSYEYPRAGLLGSLVCSSLAAIGLTLALGREDMWVFLGLFLALYLCFSRLFDAVPALKKPFISKREMREEVEEAAFTAFYRHGLHDTRDQTGIIIYVSVFERSVQVLADKGINDHVDPAVWAEVVSLITAGIKSGKPGEALCKGVVRCGELVTGHFPIKHDDTDELPNLIIEGDPS, translated from the coding sequence ATGAGTACAAAAGCGAACGAGTTTCTCACCCAAAACGAGAAAGACACACTCATCAGGTGCGTACAGGAGGTCGAATCCAAGACCTCCGGTGAAATAGTACCGGTCATCAGTTCAATGAGCTACGAGTATCCTCGAGCCGGACTCCTGGGCAGCCTTGTATGCAGCTCCCTGGCGGCCATCGGACTGACCCTGGCCCTGGGCCGTGAGGACATGTGGGTCTTCCTCGGCCTGTTCCTGGCCCTGTACCTCTGCTTTTCCCGGCTGTTCGATGCCGTCCCGGCCCTCAAGAAACCCTTCATCTCCAAACGCGAGATGCGTGAAGAGGTGGAGGAAGCCGCGTTCACCGCCTTCTATCGCCACGGCCTGCATGACACCCGCGACCAGACCGGCATCATCATCTACGTCTCGGTCTTCGAACGCTCGGTCCAGGTGTTGGCCGACAAGGGCATCAACGACCATGTCGATCCGGCGGTCTGGGCAGAAGTGGTGTCCTTGATCACCGCAGGCATCAAGAGCGGAAAACCGGGCGAAGCCCTCTGCAAAGGCGTGGTCCGTTGCGGCGAGCTGGTGACTGGGCACTTCCCGATCAAGCACGACGATACGGACGAATTGCCCAACCTGATCATTGAAGGCGACCCGAGCTAA
- the buk gene encoding butyrate kinase, translated as MSILVLNPGSTSTKLALFEGGQPVASEELQHDHSDLDRFKRVADQFDFRMQAIVGFLQKTGTDRSRIEAVVGRGGLLRPLDGGVYEVSDKMVSDLKSALYGEHPCNLGGMLALSLARQWGVPAYVVDPAVTDEMMDKARLTGLPGLERRSLFHALNQRGVARLVAERLGVEYESSNFIVCHMGGGVSIGAHRLGRVVDVVNGLDGEGPFTPERTGGLPVVPVLNMVSSGQRSADDIRHAVLKQGGMFALLGTNDPRETVVRMEAGDEQAGLVFRSMAYGIARYVASMIPALVSGDGELDIDAIILTGGLARSRPLMEEVVRLVSPFGRVEVVPGEVEMQALASGAMRALKDAAIVRTYG; from the coding sequence GTGAGCATACTCGTTCTCAACCCCGGTTCCACGTCCACCAAGTTGGCCTTGTTTGAAGGAGGTCAGCCCGTTGCATCAGAAGAATTGCAGCATGACCACAGCGATCTTGACCGCTTCAAGCGGGTGGCCGATCAGTTTGATTTTCGCATGCAGGCCATTGTCGGCTTCTTGCAAAAGACCGGCACGGACCGGAGCCGCATAGAGGCAGTGGTAGGTCGCGGCGGGTTGCTCCGTCCCCTGGACGGGGGCGTTTACGAAGTGTCAGACAAAATGGTGTCCGATCTGAAATCGGCCCTTTACGGGGAGCATCCCTGCAACCTGGGCGGCATGTTGGCCCTGTCTCTGGCCCGGCAATGGGGTGTGCCTGCATACGTGGTGGACCCTGCGGTCACGGACGAGATGATGGACAAGGCCAGGCTGACAGGGCTGCCCGGATTGGAACGACGCAGTCTGTTTCATGCCCTGAACCAGCGAGGTGTGGCCCGTTTGGTGGCGGAGCGGCTGGGCGTGGAGTACGAGTCCTCGAATTTCATCGTATGCCATATGGGCGGCGGCGTTTCCATCGGAGCGCACCGTCTTGGGCGGGTGGTGGACGTGGTCAACGGCCTGGACGGCGAAGGTCCGTTCACTCCCGAGCGCACGGGCGGCCTGCCTGTGGTCCCGGTTCTGAATATGGTCAGCAGCGGGCAACGCTCAGCGGATGATATCAGGCATGCGGTTTTGAAGCAGGGCGGGATGTTCGCCCTTCTGGGAACAAATGATCCGCGTGAAACCGTTGTCAGGATGGAGGCCGGAGACGAGCAGGCCGGGCTGGTATTCAGGAGCATGGCTTACGGCATCGCCCGGTATGTGGCTTCCATGATTCCGGCCCTGGTGTCCGGGGACGGTGAGTTGGACATTGACGCGATTATCCTGACGGGAGGGCTGGCACGGAGCCGTCCCTTGATGGAGGAAGTGGTGCGGCTTGTCAGTCCCTTTGGGCGGGTGGAGGTTGTGCCCGGCGAAGTGGAGATGCAGGCATTGGCATCCGGGGCCATGCGGGCGCTCAAAGACGCTGCAATTGTTCGTACATACGGTTGA
- a CDS encoding HDOD domain-containing protein, producing MGIKHFDELKAGMILASDLVAKDGRLLFKGGTELEERHLVLLNRIGVTEADVVPDVGALDDQTLLEIEDYVRDYFLYVNPDSEPVIEMFRIALDLTAARVAEGWKLPDLSQRRASNVEHLEDIFIRGMGSPATIVKHETELASFPDIFFRIKEVLEDDSASADRIAKVVSTDMSLSAKLIKLVNSPLYGFPQTIDSISRAVALVGGKELSTLALGISAINYFKDIPPELVDMKTFWRHSISCGIFSKILAATQTGLSPERFFIGGLLHDVGRLILFKKLPYASTEAMLFARENSIPLVEAELSVMDFIHTDISTPLLESWKFPEGLSNMVNYHHNPMEFPNPLEPAIIHVADNLTNAVEIAQGGMYVMPGMDEEAWKLLGIDPETVLNDAVKQYKEQIDIVMGAFF from the coding sequence TTGGGTATCAAGCACTTTGATGAGCTGAAGGCAGGCATGATCCTGGCCTCTGATCTGGTTGCCAAGGATGGCAGGCTGCTCTTCAAAGGCGGCACCGAGCTGGAGGAGCGCCATCTTGTCTTGCTCAACCGGATCGGTGTCACCGAGGCCGACGTTGTGCCGGACGTGGGAGCACTGGATGACCAAACCCTTCTGGAAATCGAGGACTATGTCCGGGACTACTTCCTGTACGTGAACCCGGACTCCGAGCCGGTCATCGAGATGTTCCGCATCGCACTGGACCTTACGGCGGCCAGGGTCGCCGAGGGGTGGAAGTTGCCGGATCTCAGCCAGCGCAGGGCTTCGAACGTGGAGCATCTCGAGGATATCTTCATCCGGGGCATGGGTTCCCCTGCGACTATCGTCAAACACGAGACCGAATTGGCCAGCTTCCCGGATATTTTTTTCCGCATAAAGGAAGTGCTCGAAGACGATTCCGCATCCGCCGACCGCATCGCCAAAGTGGTCAGTACGGACATGAGTTTGTCTGCAAAGCTCATCAAGCTGGTCAACAGCCCGCTCTACGGGTTCCCGCAGACCATCGACTCCATCAGCCGGGCCGTGGCCCTGGTGGGAGGCAAGGAGCTGTCCACACTGGCGCTTGGCATCTCCGCGATCAATTATTTCAAAGATATACCGCCAGAGTTGGTGGACATGAAGACGTTCTGGCGCCATTCCATTTCCTGCGGGATTTTTTCCAAGATTCTGGCGGCCACTCAGACCGGACTGTCCCCTGAACGGTTCTTCATCGGCGGTCTGCTTCACGATGTCGGTCGTCTGATCCTGTTCAAGAAGTTGCCCTATGCCTCCACCGAGGCCATGCTTTTCGCCCGCGAGAACTCCATCCCGCTGGTCGAGGCTGAACTGTCTGTCATGGATTTCATCCATACGGACATCAGCACCCCCCTGCTTGAGTCATGGAAATTCCCTGAAGGACTGTCCAACATGGTCAATTATCACCATAATCCCATGGAGTTTCCCAACCCGTTGGAACCGGCGATCATCCATGTGGCCGACAACCTGACCAATGCGGTGGAGATAGCCCAGGGCGGCATGTACGTCATGCCCGGCATGGACGAGGAAGCCTGGAAGCTTTTGGGCATTGACCCTGAAACAGTCCTGAACGATGCCGTGAAGCAGTACAAGGAACAGATAGACATCGTCATGGGGGCGTTTTTCTAG
- a CDS encoding HD domain-containing protein, with protein MHTQQIRHCLDWFDVFTRDHLDRATGEVHGLVRRKISHTMRVLTHVRGILKELQPGDDLAQAAEISAILHDVGRFPQLVDRESFDDHVGYNHAEEGAAILSGIDLLSSISGHWREVVLTAIRYHNRDVTPEGMEADAQTVLEILRDADKLDAIRCNLKYMNPDTLHGKALKSGLTWHKTEVSPDVVELTLKRRLIPFKSINWSNDFILFLCCWIYDLHFRYAYCHLRQSGNYEGLLAMLPDHNEFDLVKTQLRADLEKRCARP; from the coding sequence ATGCACACACAACAGATCAGACACTGCCTGGATTGGTTCGACGTCTTTACACGGGATCATCTTGATCGGGCAACCGGAGAGGTCCACGGCCTGGTACGGCGCAAGATATCCCACACCATGCGGGTCCTGACCCATGTGCGGGGCATCCTCAAGGAACTGCAACCGGGCGATGATCTGGCTCAAGCCGCTGAAATCTCGGCAATCCTGCACGATGTCGGCCGTTTCCCCCAGTTGGTGGACCGCGAAAGCTTCGACGATCATGTCGGCTACAACCACGCTGAAGAAGGAGCCGCGATTCTGTCCGGGATAGACCTTCTCTCCTCCATTTCAGGGCATTGGCGTGAGGTGGTCCTGACCGCCATCCGATATCACAACCGGGACGTCACTCCCGAAGGCATGGAAGCGGATGCCCAAACGGTCCTGGAAATTCTGCGCGATGCGGACAAACTCGACGCCATCCGCTGCAATCTCAAGTACATGAACCCGGATACGCTCCACGGCAAGGCCCTGAAAAGCGGCCTAACCTGGCACAAGACCGAGGTGTCCCCCGATGTGGTGGAACTGACGCTGAAACGCCGACTCATTCCCTTCAAGTCCATCAACTGGTCCAACGACTTCATCCTGTTCCTTTGCTGCTGGATTTACGACCTGCACTTCCGCTACGCCTATTGCCACCTCAGGCAGTCCGGCAACTATGAGGGGTTATTGGCCATGCTGCCGGACCACAACGAATTCGATCTGGTCAAGACGCAGCTGAGGGCCGACCTTGAAAAGCGGTGCGCCCGCCCTTGA
- a CDS encoding bifunctional enoyl-CoA hydratase/phosphate acetyltransferase — translation MAAYTPITSLEGLVQAALDHGPGGTMPKVAIARSAEGFVLRAGLEAFAQGVAEPVLIGDMEETRRIADERGLDISPFRQIHITDDEKAVFEAVQLFRHGEAQLIMKGLVSTATLLKAVLNKETGVPHPSRILSHVAVFESPLDKRLMIMTDPGVNIAPTLQRKVDILKNALDVARKLGMEEPKAAILAATEKINYPAMPATLDGDILTKMARQGEFGNARVLGPLSLDLAVSREAAATKRFNDPVAGNADILLTPNIEAGNVLYKSLSTLSGCTMAAVVVGSRVPVVVPSRGDSDASKFHSIALASVLAKRSDS, via the coding sequence GTGGCAGCATATACTCCCATTACCAGCCTTGAGGGCCTGGTACAGGCTGCGCTGGATCATGGTCCCGGCGGGACCATGCCCAAGGTGGCCATTGCCCGGTCCGCAGAAGGGTTTGTGCTTCGGGCGGGGCTGGAGGCATTCGCCCAGGGCGTGGCAGAGCCGGTCCTCATAGGTGACATGGAGGAGACCCGGCGTATCGCGGATGAACGCGGTCTGGACATTTCTCCTTTTCGGCAGATCCATATCACTGACGACGAAAAAGCTGTTTTCGAGGCGGTGCAGTTGTTCCGGCACGGCGAGGCCCAGCTCATAATGAAGGGATTGGTGTCCACGGCCACGCTGCTCAAGGCCGTGCTCAACAAGGAGACCGGGGTGCCGCACCCTTCGCGTATCCTGAGCCACGTGGCGGTGTTCGAGTCTCCCCTGGACAAGCGTCTCATGATCATGACTGATCCGGGTGTGAACATTGCGCCCACCCTGCAGCGTAAGGTGGACATCCTCAAGAACGCCCTGGACGTGGCCCGCAAGCTCGGCATGGAAGAGCCCAAGGCCGCGATCCTGGCGGCCACGGAAAAGATCAACTATCCGGCTATGCCCGCCACCCTGGACGGCGACATCCTGACCAAGATGGCGCGGCAGGGAGAGTTCGGCAACGCCAGGGTGTTGGGGCCGCTCTCCCTTGACCTGGCCGTATCCCGCGAGGCTGCCGCCACCAAGCGCTTCAATGATCCCGTGGCCGGGAATGCGGATATCCTGCTGACCCCGAACATTGAGGCGGGCAATGTCCTGTACAAGTCCCTGAGCACGCTTTCCGGCTGTACCATGGCCGCCGTGGTGGTGGGCAGCCGGGTGCCTGTGGTGGTCCCGTCACGCGGGGATTCCGATGCCAGCAAGTTTCACTCCATAGCTTTGGCCTCGGTGCTGGCCAAAAGGAGCGACTCGTGA
- a CDS encoding LysE/ArgO family amino acid transporter yields MTPFIQGFGMGGGLIVAIGAQNAFVLTQGVRRNHHLAVAALCILCDGLLIGLGVTGVGTLVATNPTLGLFAAWGGAAFLAWYGFTALRAAVRGGSMDAQGNAGKGLKHTLMLTLAVTLLNPHVYLDTIVLMGSISGQFPTPARYVFGLGAFAASTAWFLCLSLGGQILAPLFRREITWRILDGAVCLTMWTIAASLVGPMFAS; encoded by the coding sequence ATGACACCATTCATTCAGGGATTCGGCATGGGAGGCGGGCTGATCGTGGCCATTGGGGCACAGAACGCGTTCGTGCTCACCCAGGGCGTCCGGCGCAACCATCATCTTGCCGTGGCTGCCCTGTGCATTCTCTGCGACGGCCTGCTCATCGGGCTGGGCGTCACGGGCGTGGGCACCCTGGTGGCGACCAACCCCACCCTGGGCCTGTTCGCTGCCTGGGGCGGGGCGGCGTTTCTGGCATGGTACGGGTTCACGGCCCTGAGGGCAGCCGTGCGCGGCGGCTCCATGGACGCGCAAGGCAATGCGGGCAAGGGACTGAAACACACATTGATGCTCACCCTGGCAGTGACCCTGCTCAACCCCCACGTCTATCTCGACACCATTGTGCTCATGGGGTCGATCAGCGGCCAGTTCCCGACACCGGCCCGCTATGTCTTCGGCCTGGGCGCATTCGCGGCCTCCACGGCCTGGTTCCTTTGCCTGAGCCTGGGCGGACAAATCCTTGCCCCGCTGTTCCGGCGCGAAATCACCTGGCGCATCCTGGACGGCGCGGTCTGCCTGACCATGTGGACCATTGCGGCCTCGCTGGTCGGTCCCATGTTCGCGTCATAG
- a CDS encoding LemA family protein — MLKRFVFALAALFTVMSLAGCGYNSMQQQEEEVFGAWANLEAALQRRSDLIPNLVATVKGAAAHEKETLTAVVEARAKATQTTISPDMLTDKAALAKFQAAQGELSSALSRLMVVVERYPDLKANQNFLGLQHQLEGTENRINVARQRYNDAVKAFNFAIRKFPNSLTNSVLLHLDRKEFFQADPGAKETPKVNFGTES, encoded by the coding sequence ATGCTTAAACGATTTGTCTTTGCCCTTGCGGCCCTGTTCACCGTCATGTCCCTGGCCGGGTGCGGCTACAACTCCATGCAACAGCAGGAAGAAGAAGTCTTCGGCGCATGGGCCAACCTCGAAGCAGCCCTGCAACGCAGGTCCGACCTCATCCCCAATCTCGTGGCAACGGTCAAGGGCGCGGCCGCCCATGAAAAAGAGACTCTGACCGCCGTGGTCGAAGCCCGGGCCAAGGCCACCCAGACGACCATCAGCCCCGACATGCTCACGGACAAGGCCGCCCTGGCCAAGTTCCAGGCCGCCCAGGGAGAGCTTTCCTCTGCCCTGTCCCGGTTGATGGTGGTGGTGGAACGCTACCCCGACCTCAAGGCCAACCAGAACTTCCTGGGCCTGCAACACCAGTTGGAAGGCACGGAAAATCGCATCAACGTGGCCCGCCAACGCTACAACGACGCGGTCAAGGCCTTCAACTTCGCCATCCGCAAGTTCCCGAACTCCCTGACCAACTCCGTGCTGCTCCACCTGGATCGCAAGGAATTCTTCCAAGCCGATCCCGGAGCCAAGGAAACGCCCAAGGTCAACTTCGGAACCGAGTCCTAG
- a CDS encoding TPM domain-containing protein yields the protein MRRLLNFILGAILVLTLAPNALALDVPAYTTRVNDLAGMISPATRQEIEARLADLEATDSTQVAVLTIPSLEGESIEGFSIRVADAWKVGQKNFDNGVILLISKEDRKIRIEVGLGLEGQLTDVLAGQIIDNVITPLFKAGDFDQGIMDGVTAISGAVRGEFKAIEKKPKSRLNLLAILIGPMIFIILFTEKFGRSRTSATGANAVRRSAPGFIFLPGPRTGGGGGGFGGGGGFGGFGGGGFGGGGASGGW from the coding sequence GTGCGCAGACTCCTTAACTTCATACTGGGCGCGATCCTTGTCCTGACCCTGGCGCCCAATGCCCTGGCTCTGGACGTCCCGGCCTACACCACCCGGGTCAACGACCTGGCAGGCATGATTTCCCCGGCCACACGCCAGGAAATCGAGGCCCGGCTGGCCGACCTGGAGGCCACGGACTCCACCCAGGTGGCCGTTCTGACCATCCCTTCCCTTGAAGGGGAATCCATCGAGGGATTCTCCATCCGGGTGGCCGACGCCTGGAAGGTGGGACAAAAGAACTTCGACAACGGCGTTATCCTCCTGATCAGCAAGGAAGATCGCAAAATCCGCATCGAGGTGGGCCTCGGCCTGGAAGGGCAACTGACGGACGTGCTGGCCGGACAGATCATCGACAACGTCATCACCCCGCTCTTCAAGGCGGGCGACTTCGATCAGGGCATCATGGACGGCGTCACCGCCATCAGCGGCGCGGTTCGCGGCGAATTCAAGGCAATAGAAAAGAAGCCGAAAAGCAGGCTCAACCTGCTCGCCATCCTCATCGGCCCCATGATCTTCATCATCCTGTTCACTGAAAAATTCGGACGCAGCAGGACCAGCGCAACCGGCGCCAACGCAGTCCGACGCAGCGCCCCAGGCTTCATATTCCTCCCCGGCCCACGCACAGGTGGCGGCGGTGGCGGGTTCGGTGGCGGCGGCGGGTTCGGTGGCTTCGGCGGTGGAGGGTTCGGCGGCGGCGGTGCGAGCGGCGGCTGGTAG
- a CDS encoding cereblon family protein: MTVKYKPEPARALRGEPDTDAPSASGDAKRLDRTEPIPHETGSVLVCRVCRSRITRRDLGMEVHGSHRHVFFNPHGQVFELGCFASAKNILPTGPKTGEFTWFSGFDWQAVACTGCITHLGWRYTGSHGGFFGLILASLIEEPGIKP; encoded by the coding sequence ATGACTGTAAAATACAAACCAGAACCTGCCCGCGCCCTGCGCGGCGAACCGGATACGGACGCCCCGTCTGCATCGGGTGACGCGAAACGGCTGGACCGGACCGAGCCGATTCCCCACGAGACCGGCAGCGTACTGGTATGCAGGGTCTGCCGGTCAAGAATCACCCGGCGCGATTTGGGCATGGAGGTGCACGGCAGCCACCGGCATGTCTTCTTCAATCCCCACGGGCAGGTTTTCGAACTGGGCTGCTTTGCCTCGGCCAAGAACATCCTGCCCACCGGTCCGAAGACAGGTGAATTCACCTGGTTTTCTGGCTTTGACTGGCAGGCGGTAGCCTGCACCGGATGCATCACACATCTTGGTTGGCGTTACACCGGGTCCCACGGCGGATTTTTCGGTCTGATCCTGGCCTCCCTGATTGAAGAACCGGGCATCAAACCATAA
- a CDS encoding YigZ family protein, which produces MSDRYPIPAAFHRVEETIKRSRFLTSIAPAPDAGTAREFIARIKEEFPDATHNCWAFNAGPPGDTASVGLSDDGEPSGTAGKPMLNALLHSGMGEIAVVVTRYFGGTKLGTGGLVRAYTGMVNLGLESLPVREMVVTLTRSVAIPYPAITLFKRMLPEFEAEIRSEAFSDIAGFTVELPEEHLADFTAKLTELTDGRAEIHEKFSEHRLR; this is translated from the coding sequence ATGTCGGACCGCTATCCCATTCCCGCTGCCTTCCACCGCGTGGAGGAGACCATCAAGCGCAGCCGGTTCCTCACGTCCATTGCCCCTGCGCCCGATGCCGGAACCGCCAGGGAATTCATCGCCCGCATCAAGGAAGAATTCCCCGATGCCACGCATAACTGCTGGGCCTTCAATGCCGGACCGCCGGGCGACACTGCATCGGTCGGGCTGTCCGACGACGGGGAACCGAGCGGCACTGCGGGCAAACCCATGCTGAACGCCCTGCTGCACTCCGGGATGGGCGAGATTGCCGTGGTGGTCACCCGCTACTTCGGCGGGACAAAGCTGGGCACAGGCGGCCTGGTCCGGGCGTACACCGGCATGGTCAATCTCGGCCTGGAGAGCCTGCCCGTGCGGGAGATGGTCGTGACCCTGACCCGGTCCGTTGCCATTCCCTACCCTGCAATAACTTTGTTCAAGCGTATGCTCCCGGAATTCGAGGCGGAAATCCGGTCCGAAGCCTTCTCCGACATTGCCGGTTTCACCGTTGAACTGCCGGAAGAACATCTGGCCGATTTCACAGCAAAACTGACGGAGTTGACGGACGGTCGGGCTGAAATTCATGAAAAATTCAGCGAACACCGGTTGCGGTAA